Genomic window (Vigna unguiculata cultivar IT97K-499-35 chromosome 10, ASM411807v1, whole genome shotgun sequence):
TCATTGATGCTTTCTTAGGCGGTTCTAGGCACACTCTATTGCTGGTGTGGTGTGGTGTGAACACTACACGTACACAAGGaggcacacacacatacacatttTATTCCAACTCCACCTCACCCTTCTGGGTATAAAGAGGCATCACCATTCTGCATTCTTCATTGCATAACCTCATCATAGTCCCTTCACACACTTCAACAGGTGGGAGTGCTGAGAACTGTTTGTCACAGCAAGATGAGCTATGCACATTGTCATATGGGCTCTGGTTAGTTCTTTTGCTCCTCTTGATTTTCCTTATCCTTCCTCACACCTTGCATGTTGCTCCCTTAGCTCTTTCTTTCTAAAAATgcttgtatttgggaagtcattTTTACTAGTCAtgcatctgtttttgtttttgtttttgttctagCTTCTTGTGTTGTTTAACTGTAATCAGTGATAGTTTGCTTGATCCATTTGAAGATCATCTTTACTTTTGTGCCATATTTGAAATCTATCAACAATATTCAAAACTTTATATGCCATTTGCAGGTAGTAGAACTGGTAGGAGAGGTTTGGAGTTTGGGAAGACACATGTGGTGAGGCCAAAAGGAAAACACCAAGCCACTATAGTTTGGCTGCATGGTCTTGGTGACAATGGTTTGAGGTATGGATGTCATATCTTTAACTTCTGCTATTGTTATATGCCTCATTCACCTACAAGGCATGTGGTGTACTTTTACTAGTGTTGATTTTTCCAAAGCTTGTCCACTCTTCCTCCTCTATATTATCTCCtcattgttattttttcttcaccTAAATCCACTTTCTGTTTTACCATTATGATCTTTTCCTTCAGAGTTATGAGCTAAGTGTGGACAGTACATTTGATAACACTCTTCATATATAACTAAGGGATCCAAACTTGTGTTTTTAGGTGTTGTATCCTTCAGTGTTGTGTTTCTTTCAGTTGAGAttctaaatagaataaattctgttggaaaaagttatatttaaagtttgattTGGAAGAGTATATACTAGATTCTCAATTAGGGGACCACAGGATCATTTGTTTTCTCTATTAATATGAGTAACTTGACAAGACTTTATTTAGACATAGAATATTTATatgacagaaaaactaacatatTACAGAATTTTTCTTTCAACTGTATTTACTGTGTTGTGACTGAAAATACCATTCAGATTTTTATCTTACAAATCTGTGTATTCCTAATTGACGTTTGCATTCTTCTCTGATTCTATTTAATGAGACAAGCATAATAAAAATCTTGAGCTTGGATTTTTTGCAGCTCATATCAGCTGCTGGAATCTCTTCCACTTCCAAATGTAAGAAATGAACTTTCCTAGTTTGCTTTTGTACGCACGTATTCTCACTTTATCCCTATAATATTCTGATGAATCTATTCTCTTGTACAAAATATATGATGTTGGTTATGATCTGATATGGTGCAGATAAAATGGATTTGCCCAACTGCTCCTACCCGCCCTGTAACAATACTTGGTGGTTTTTCCTGCACTGcatgtaatattaaataaacccCTATTTTAACTTTACTCATTCTGATTATTTAATAAGCACCGTGTTACAGTAAGCCAACTCCTCTAGTTAAACATTACTTATCTAACATTGATCAGGGTTTGACATGGGAGAACTTTCAGAAGATGGTCCAGATGACTGGGAGGGTTTAGATTCCTCAGCAGCACACATTGCCAACTTGTTATTAACAGAGCCAGCTGATGGTAATTTATAAGCTGAATAACAATTAGACTCTGTTTGAATAAGTTTCTGTCATGaaataaaagaaggaaaatgaaTTGAGTTTCTCCTATATAAATTATATCAGTTTATAACTTCTATGAAAGCTTTCTCATATAATGTTTCCAAACACTGAGATATGCaacttatttttaactaaaaggCAGAAACTGAAGTTTTTGGGCCTTTTTGTGTAAGATGCCAACTAATAAGTTTATGCAAACAAGACATTAAGCATTTCCCaagtatttttcaatatatGAGAATAGATTTTCCTCATCTGTGACATCattcatgtgaaaggaaaaatgataaagaaattCGTCAATCTCTAATCCGTAGGCTGTTTATTACATTTGCTCCTTTAAGCATATCCAATTTGGGATTTGTAATTGATATTTGGCagattaattcattctaacaagacatggattttttttttctcagtgAAAGTTGGAATTGGAGGCTTCAGTATGGGTGCTGCAGTAGCTCAATACTCTGCAACTTGTTTTGCCATGGGAAGGTATGGAAATGGCATCCCGTATCCAGTGAACTTAAGAGCAGTTGTTGGACTGAGTGGCTGGCTTCCTGGATCAATGTATGATTTCACTGACATTAAATCATGTGTATATATGTTGTTGGTCAATGTAGCCACACGCTAATGGTTGGAAACTTCTGTTTATGTAGGAGCTTAAGGAACAAAATTGAAGTGTCACATGAAGCTAGAAGGAGAGCTGCTTCATTACCTCTTTTGCTGGGCCATGGAATCAGTATGTATCCATACATCTTAGCATGTGCTTATGTGACAGTTTGCAGCATTGAATTTGGTTTTGAAAAACTGATTTTTAAGTGAAGTGAGTTATGTTTAAATATTGAACCATGTTTTGTGTATGGACTAAAAGCTTACCACTATCTTGTTTCATTGGACTAAAAGCTTGTATTGATAAATAGTTGctgtgaattttttttcctgATGCACGCAAAATTGTTTTGTAATCTATGCCAAGTAGAGCTTCTGCATGATTAACTATTCAAATGATGACCACTTTAACTATTCCAAATTCACCTTGTAGGTGATGATGTAGTCCTCTACAAATACGGAGAGAAATCAGCACAATCCTTAAGTTCAGCAGGGTTTCGATACATTACATTCAAATCCTATGATGGGTAAGACTTCTTTCTTGAGCAGAAATAACCCAATTTCGAATGAATCACACATCAATTAAAGTAATGATTAAACTTTTTGGGTGCAGGCTTGGTCATTATACTGTTCCAAGGGAGATGGATGAGGTCTCCAATTGGCTTAACTCAAGGCTGGGGCTTGGGGGATCCTCAtgaataacataacataacgagTGGCTACATCACAAAATGGTTTTCCAGTATATATAATATGGTATTGGTATAGGAGGAATAGTCTTCTGCGTTCCTTTAGTTATGTTGCTGAGAAATAAAGACCTGAATGTGTTTACCAAGCAGTAATCTCCCTTCACATTATCACAGTACCTAGAGACAGGGTCAGTTGTACTGTTGGAAAGATTTTGTTTCAATTGTTGTAATATAGGGTACTTAGTAGTGTTATTTATCAATTTCAGagtgtttttttcttccttttggtGGGGTTGGGTTAGTGTAAAATGCTTGCATGGACTGTTGGAGCTATAAAATCCTGTAAACTACTTAGTATATGAGTTTGTTTTCAAGTAACCAACATCTTCCATTGCACGTTGAGATCAATCCACAAGTCATGTATCAATAGGTGTTTGAGAATGGCGAAAGTTAATTCAGAcacttgatttt
Coding sequences:
- the LOC114166424 gene encoding acyl-protein thioesterase 2-like, whose amino-acid sequence is MSYAHCHMGSGSRTGRRGLEFGKTHVVRPKGKHQATIVWLHGLGDNGLSSYQLLESLPLPNIKWICPTAPTRPVTILGGFSCTAWFDMGELSEDGPDDWEGLDSSAAHIANLLLTEPADVKVGIGGFSMGAAVAQYSATCFAMGRYGNGIPYPVNLRAVVGLSGWLPGSMSLRNKIEVSHEARRRAASLPLLLGHGISDDVVLYKYGEKSAQSLSSAGFRYITFKSYDGLGHYTVPREMDEVSNWLNSRLGLGGSS